In Gossypium hirsutum isolate 1008001.06 chromosome A10, Gossypium_hirsutum_v2.1, whole genome shotgun sequence, the DNA window taaactctactcgaattatcggcgagacctttagctcagatgaaatctccacacgagtcagcgggtcttaacccagacatagtcaccacatatggtcatctggtctttaatcccgggtttacatcatagagtttcatgcatatttatttacatgttacaacattcacatcgactatcatatttgtaattcatttacctcatcaaatatctaataaaacaccttccgccgtttgtcatttggccacaatatatatatatatatacacatctcatacatatctcacattagccatttggctttacgacatatccatctcatacatgtttcgcattagccattcggctttacctcatatccatctcatacacgtttcgcattagccattcggctttacctcatatccatctcatacacatttcgcattagccattcggctttaccacatatatacacttccacgttcatcacattggccattcggccttatcacatatatgcatgttcacattcatcacattaaatcctaaatcaaaatataaattttcatgtattcacatcacaattatccaaatatacttcacataccacatatactttcatgtatacactttgtcttggctgaatctacatctatcattttccaatgaataattcaatttcaagccatactatcatttcatattcgaatacttataaacttacaatttcacaaattttaatatcaaagatccatctaacactcatatatcattttataatatcacaatttagaattcacgtatgggtttaatcaatagctaatgagcaactaaaacaagttttatccatgtttacaacataaccacaaattctctacaagctgttttcctgagcaatagttgttaaattatttgtaactggggctacgaattccaaattatgtgccgttaattttccatgaaaatagactcgtatctcctctatccaaaaaattttcagaatttttggtttggccaatcaataccagatttttcttaaagtttcccctattttactgcttgactactctgaccactcttcactaagaatttaatttctcattgtacagaattcaaaatatgttttcgtttattttgtttgaaactagactcattaaggagtctaaaaatataattttatcttataatcatttttgtaagatttataatgattttccaaatactgaacaggggatttcggagccgttctgactctgtctcacacaactttgaaaatctcattatcggcaacccctttacttacacgatttcttttatacaaaactagacgcatcaagctttaattacataatttattcagcctttaactcaactcccacaatttatggtaatttttccaaaacacgctactgctgctgtccctagcagatttatacaatttactctgtaaagttctcattcacatatttaaaacataatatcatatatgccgtcatttagaaatgtcattgaccttaacgtatatacataattcatattcatcccgttttaaaacttaaaacttacaaaggaatcaaactcaattacttaagaacttactttatttatttgagcaactgcggataggctactcgacggctttctctttccccttatctgatttagatcctctttgctcatgagcttaactcattctagccatcttctaagccaaaaattaaagcaaccaaactttcttctccctccctttaggctacggtaatggaggacaaggatgaaccaactttggtttctcctcccactaactattatctaatatctcttttattaattcatttgtaatataatatcttaagtcacaatacatattatatatataacaccatATCATGACCGGCCACCATCTCAAaagtgggtaatttgacatgcaagcccacatttttgaatacatgctctattagatcactttatatatttacctaacctattttaccaatgtttcacataagtcccgtttcaaatttcacatacaaatggcaaaattaatgcttgaaatttttacacatgcatttactcacatcatgaacatagaatataactttcaattatttataaaactcggtttcgtggtcctgaaaccactttttgaTTAGGGTCTACTTAGGACTGTCACATGCAAACTGTTTTCAGAAACCCTTAAGGTAAGGGTTTCTGGAACCTTGGTTATTGGGCCTTTTGGGCTCTTCAAATTGGGCCACTCATCTTTGTATTTTTGGGCTATTAATTTTGTTTGTAAATAGGCTAGGGTTAGTTGGGATTTGGGGTTTATTGTTTGTAATTTGGGTTATAAgtgtaaatgtgatttgggctaGTATATAAATGGACTGGACTATTTTATTTAatctggtttataatttataattttttggtttttaattttgagtttatttatttgctgtaaataattttaaaggcccgggcaaaatgggccttCTACAcgtatacttttatttttttaaacaacttattttttttgagtgaaacaagcttgtggactagttttaacaaatagaaaacataaaaaaattacattaaaaaaaatgaagaagggaggaaaacaaagaaagaaacaaaagtgaatgaaaaaaaagttaaaaaacataaatgaaaaaaaattaaattgctcaaaatgaaaaaaaataatataagaagCAATTGTAGAATTCAacttaaaattttcgtttgaaatgatgatttatcGCGCCATGTCAGTTTACCGTTACACCATTGacgacaattaacggctcagagactaaaatattacaaaatgataacataagtaattaaaatgtaacttgaggcaaataaaagtgactattttaatagttgaCTCAATTCTTTTATCTAACGGACCTTTGTGAACAAGCAAGCTCCCCTAAACAAAATGCAAGTTGAGTGCAAATGTAGTAGTGCGATTCGAGGTGCATGTTTATGGAGATTTCCCATAGAGTACTAAGTTGTGATTGTTAAGTCTAATTAGTGAATGGGGTTGGGGAAAATTAGTAAGAAATGTTATTAGTCGTTGTGAAAGATGcattgcacaactaaatattttcatGGCTACTTTAAGAAATCTgtcaaataacaaaaaatattttacatgaatttatctaaacacaaaaaaatattagtttttcaaaaaaagtaagtcattttttaaaaacaattttttagaaGCCATTTTCAGTTAAACAAACAAAGCCTTTAAATTAAGAATTGGAgacgaaaatgaaaaaaaaaacaacaaaaaattagACTAATAGTACATTTAGAGTAACTAACGTGAAAATGTATTATAAGACCTCCGTTACCATTTAACGGGCGAGTgaccaatttgatcaatttcttttttgaatgACCAAAGTAACACAAAAACTTTGAAtgacgaaaataaaaataatccctATTTAGAGTGACTAATGGTATAGTCTAGGCTAACAATTATAAGAGCATAGAGGTCAACAAAGAGAGATTCTTTCACTAAGCCAACCTACAGATGACAACCAATAAGTTAAAAGTTGATATTCAAGTCACAAACAACTATATGATGTCTAGGTTATTTATTCTCATTAATACTACATTTTTCAGAGTTATATGTCGTGATAAAACTTGTTACTctcaaatgaaaatgaaaatgaaaatgtaatCTATAGGCTCTTGTACAATTACATTATTTAAAAGTTATAGATAATAAAACCgtatttttttataatcaaacACTGAAAACACGAGAAAGCTTTTGCACTGTAGTCTAACACATTAAAAGTTTGACATTGGGGCTAACACCGCCATTTTTTGGCATCTTTAGCATTATGCAAACCCGTCACTGCATTAAGCAAACCCTTCCATAGGCAACCATGAGACAACTAAGCATAGTGAATTTATATAGGATtcgtttctattttggtcatttttttaatttgttcattCAAAAAATTTGATCAAATTGATAACACTACCGTTAAATTGTAATTGAAAACTAATAGTACATTTATACCACAAAAAATTAGACTAATAATGCATTTAGAGTAATTAACGTGAAAATGCACTGTAAGACTTTTATTACCATTTAACGGAGGAGTGAcgaatttaatcaattttttttgaatgaccaaattaacaaaaaaaactttgaatgaccaaaataaaaacaatccctatttagagtgactaatggtgtagtttacgCTAACAATTATAAGAGCATAAAGGTCAACAAAGAGAGATTCTTTCACTAAGCCAACCTACAGATGATAACCAACAAGTTAGAAGTTGATATTCAAGTCTATCTATCCTTCCAATCACAAACAGCTATATCATGTCTTGGTTATTTATTCTCATTAatactacaatttttttttgtaataataataGGATAGCTTAATTACAAACTAACAAAATTTCCATTTGAATAGGGGCAAAAACATTGGATATCTAAACGAACCTGATCAACAGCTTTAGTCAGAAGAGCACAAAGATTGGAATATGTCTGATGCTTACATGCCAATCGCATTCACACATTTCTTGAATTCTAAAGACCAAGTCTCTGGTCGTATGTCTGTTGAGATCTCCAAGGATGGCTTTAGTTGCTATAGCACAATCAGTCTCAACTATCACCTTTTTCTATCCAGCTTCTTAAGCAAATTGTAGTCAATCGTATATGGCCCTAAGCTCAATTTGTTCAACACTATATCTTCCAATGGCCCTAAGCAGCATGTCTTTGAAAGAAACTCGTGAGTTAGCAGGCTTTTCAATACCAATAGAAATCCCAATTTTGTCCACCGCTGTAAGATGATCTTCCTCCCCCACATCATTGCTACGCATACGAACTTTTTTGGTGGCCTTGTCCTCCAAAGAGTTCAACGAAGAAGAAGACGccaatgtaaattaaaaaaaaaatcctaaaagttCAATATTAGCTTgtaataagtttattttgtctatgaactagtgtcacggggctagatcttTCTTCTCGCGATCCATTCGTCCAAACTCGcgtaagtcagcctttactcaagtgagaattccttaagaactcctccaaggcaccaatttgtatagcaaaagcaaacttatgccaaaagaagccataaagaacaatagaaagccacagaaaagaaCGCACataaggtgtttgagtaaatgctctcagaatTCAATTACTTTTAAGAATTCAGCATACAATGGATAATTTACAAGTGAGGGGGggggctctctatttatagttgagttccCCCAAAATTGACGGACAAGATTAAGTTACATTGACGGAcaagattaaccatatcccttggttttagggatttacaagatatgccatatcaaatcaaatctaatcttctaagattagttaccataacAACCTAAGTTtccatatcttcattatcgggccaactagGTTTCAAtttgacaggcttctccaacagttctttgaatcgggccagttttCGTGGGCTAAATGATCCCCATCTTATCGACAGACCTCCATGGGGCGCATCTTGTGCCATGATCACAGGCTTTGCACTTTAACCCATGAAACTAGTGCGTGTTTCTAGGGATTCAAAGCTTAACTTTCTTATTAATACTACATTTTTCAAAGTAATTAATTTTTCATGATAAAACTTGTTACTctcaaatgaaaatgaaaatgtaatCTATAGTATATTGTACAATTACATTATTTAAAAGTTACACTACCAAAtttggaattaattaaattaagtttctttttttaTTGTATGGAACGACAAAAACTAAGGGAAGATTTAGATGATGGCTTTCATCTCTCTCTCAATAACTTGTTATTTATAGTTAGATTaaggaattaattaaatttaattaacttaattagatggttataatatataattaactcttttaattagaaaaataagaTGATGAATCATGGAACTCGATTATCCATGTTGTACATTTGACCCTTGGTTCAATTGCTAATTCAGCCCTCTGAtatttctaatttaaaacttgCTAGTGATTGTACATTTATAATTTAGTTATTGTACTATAATTAACTGCTTTTCGGTTCAATTACTTGACCGTCCGATACTatactttcaatttaaaattcactaattctTCTTTTCATGATTTCACTGATTCGGTTTATGAATTTTGACTTCAAAATCGTATTTTTTGACCCCAACTAAAATTAGGTCGTGACATTACACATGTAATTATACTCAAATCAAATTACCTTATGACTTTCAAAACACTCATACATGatatatctttttaaaaaattaatacaattttaagttatgaaaattaaattataagcATGAACATGTATAAGTGTTTGGGATGattacaacaaaaaaaatttaaaattatattataaatcctaaaaatatatattataaaaaataatctatatgtattttatatttaagtcctaaaaattattctaaagttatggacaaaatgtatattataaaaataatttaaatgttataaaagtattataatatactcatttataaaaaaatgtatttccaaaagatattaacataacttatTTTCATGCacatgctatatattataaaaataattatttgtaaagaaatgttatattttttccataatttatttataaaaataaatttctaaaattaaggaaaaaattatattatttataaatagtgTAATGAAAGTTATTGGAtactttataaaacatttttttataaagattatatatcataaaattttataatttttcaacttAATTTAGGTATTATAAAAGGGTTATAAttcagaataattttttttttcaaattgagtttatataaatttttataataaaagctAATGCCTTTTGCACTATGAATTCAAATATTATGCAGTAGATGCTAGTTATTCAAATACAAAAGGTTTTCTTATACCATGATTTGTGGTATGATACTATTTAAAAGAATAGAGCCAAACACAAGCACTAAAGACAGCTCATAAACTCTTAAATTTGAGATATTCAAAACTTTGAAATGTGGTTGAAAAAACATCtgtaattctaaaaaaaaaatctaatattaaCATTACTTAAGTATAACATAAAAAAAGTTCAAATCATACTAGTGGGTTGCATACTTCATAACTTCATTCCTAAGTTGAATTGAGATAATCCATACTTTGAATAATACATGGAAGgagatattgataattttaatgaaCTCGACGAGTATATCTTCAATGTTAAAGAGGGAGTAGGTTAACAAATATAAAATGCTAgagcaattagataaaatttaatattatgtaaccgtattatcaactacttttttagattaacatattgaatataattatttgattttaatttttgttattagtttagaaactttttatatcatttgataatttttttataataattaatactttttaaaaatataaattatataactgTGTATGTACATTTTGTATTAGCAAATATGATATaaagaattataatataattacaatCTATCAGCCAAACACATTTAAAAGATTACAGTTCTATTGTAATTACTATCATAATTGTTAGGGATCAACCTAattaagcaatgaacaagtaaaaaaaaagcgaaaaatttgagaaattaagcacacaaatttaatgtgaaaaaccgactctaaagaggataaaaaaccacgataAAGATAAATTTGCTATAATGAATAAAGAACGAAAagtataaaagatgaaaataaaaaaaactaaaacttgaaaaacctgaaaacaaagatctctcaaaacataaacataaaagactaatcagagtttgattgaaacaaataaataaagtttaactgaataattatttctcaaatttgattgaaataagAGTCATTCTCAAccataataattatattttcattgAATAAATACATGATATCAAAAAATAtcctaatttaatttcaaatgcgAAGAAAGTTATTTCCAAAGCAAACTGTACTTATTGTCCCTTATTAAGTCCAATTTTTGATTTCCAATGATAAGCTTTTGCAACTAATTAATGTTCTTTACTTTTTGCTGTTAATTGAATACTATATAAAGTTTTTTTGGTGATAAGAAAAGGCGATAAGATCAAacattttgtgaaaaatggagaCGAGCAGGCGCATAACAGCAACTCAATCTACGTTAATCTCTTTGTCTGAGTCTGAGGTGAAAGACAATGAAGAACGGTTTCTTTTGAAGCTGCAGAGTGGTCTTAAACATCCTGATCAATATTACTACTGGATGGGTCGAAACACACCGTTCAAAGAACTAATTATTGATTACACTCGACGCATTGATGTTCCGTTAAGCTCTGTGAGATTTCTTTTTGATGATTCACCTATAAACCCATTGTTTTCAGCCAATCGTTTGGAGCTGGAAGATGGTGATTCCATTGATGTTATTCGACGTGATGTATCCGCCAGCACTGAGACGACACTGATATCCCTGCCTCGGGCCAAGGGAGAGATGCCGATCACTTTGAAAGTGGGTCTATTTGGAACTGATCATCACTTGCTGTATTTGATTGGGCGAAGCACACCGCTAGAATATCTATTTCTTGACTATGCAGATCGTACGTCTCTTTTCTACGAGAAAATCAGATTTTATATTCAAAAGCGATGGCTTCTTATAGATCCGAAGAAAACTTCCGATGATTATAAGATGGAAGATGGAGGTATCATTTGTTGGAAGCCGCTTCCTAAAAACAATTTTTcctagttttattttgtttttatcatGGTTTTGTTACAGTGttgatgttttaattaatttgttcacaGTTTCGTGATTGTTCACATTTTCATAGTTTTTGTTTTGTGccgtttattttctttgaaagtaGAAGAGTTTCATTTTACTTTTaacttttagttttatttggGGTATGTGAGATTTGCTAAATTAAGGCAATCAGATTTATTAAGAAttgtttttaaatggtttaattatgatAAATCATAATAatgatgattgatttgagatgatGCTGAGGAAGATAAGCAATTTAAGACTTGAATTGTTGTGTATCACTTATATGATGGGTCTCTTGGGGTTTTTGATAGTTTTTTCTTAATTCATTGATGTTTATGATCAATTTAATTTGATGAGGACAAAGTTAgatataaattttaacaatttgatGGAGTGGATGTATTtctaatttattatgaattttttttaaaatccctTGATTTAGAATTTTGATAGATTAATTTTAAGCCTAGTAAGAAAAGGTATTGATGTGTTTTGGAAGGAAGatgattatataatttaaattgaagGGTTCATATCTGACTTTGAGTCAGAATGAAGGGTGTCTTTTGattaatttggtcatttataggtatactaaaaatatttgttaacccaataaaaaaaatattgtgaaCATTTGTTTAGTGTTAATTGGGTAAATCTTTTGGTACATTAACCCTTTCTTTATTATGACCAAATATATATACTACATTGAACATTAATGCCAAAACCAGGTACCATTTGGTACATTAACCCTTTCTTTAGCCTCTTTCAAAAACAGTAGAAGTTAAAGATTTCCACCACCTTTATGTCCAGTTTTCAGTTTTCATCTTATAAAGCTTCTTGAGAATGTGATTTGCGGGCAGCATTT includes these proteins:
- the LOC107895425 gene encoding ubiquitin-like protein pmt3/smt3; protein product: METSRRITATQSTLISLSESEVKDNEERFLLKLQSGLKHPDQYYYWMGRNTPFKELIIDYTRRIDVPLSSVRFLFDDSPINPLFSANRLELEDGDSIDVIRRDVSASTETTLISLPRAKGEMPITLKVGLFGTDHHLLYLIGRSTPLEYLFLDYADRTSLFYEKIRFYIQKRWLLIDPKKTSDDYKMEDGVS